The Syntrophobacterales bacterium DNA window CGCGACCTTGAAAATCATGTACGCGATGACGATCATCCTCTCGTTGTTCCACATCTACACAGCCGGCTTTGGCGTTCTTCAGGAGTGGCGTCACCGCACCTTCCATCTTGCCTTTGTGCTGCCGCTCGTCTTTTTTCTATATACGATGAGGAAAGGCAAGTCAGAGGGAAGGAAAATAGTTATTTACGACATCATCTACGCGGCCATCGGCAGCGGCTTTATTACCGTTATGAGCAGGGAGCTTTTCCACCTCGTTCCCGCCGCTTCCTGGGGGACGGCGCTTTTGTCATTCGCCATGATTCTTTATTTTAAACGCCGGGAGTTCCTGTCTGAAAAAATCGCCGCCTCCATCGATTTCCCCATTTTTACGGCAATGCTGCTGGCGGTGTTTTATGGCGCCTACCTTCAGTTTTCCGATCTCCATTTCCTGAGCTGGTTTAATGATCTCAACCCCTCCCTGATTTTTTGGGGCGTCCTGCTTTTGGGAATGTTTCTGAGCCTGATCCTGCTTTTTGTGTTGCAGTGGCTAAATGCGCTTGCCGGCATTGTCAAAAGACGCACCTTTTGCTACAATCAAAACAATATTCCCTATTTCGACGTCTTTTTCGCCATGCTGTCCGCCTTTGTTTCCATTTACATTTTTCTGGAATTCAACAACATCGGCATGAGGGCGGGAAGCCCCGTGCCGACTGATCTCCTGATCGGGGCAGTTGCCATTCTCTTTGTTCTCGAAGGGGCCAGAAGGAGCATCGGGGCGCCGCTGCCGATCATCGCCACCCTGGTCTTGATAAACTGCTATCTGGGGCCTTATTTCCTTAATATCCCGGGGCTTTCGCTGTTCGCGCATCGCGGCTATCCCGTTTCCCGCATTATCGACTATATGTATCTCGGCACAGAGGGAATCTATGGCATTCCCCTGGGCGTCGTTGCCACCTTCGTCTTTCATTTTGTCCTTTTTGGACTTTTCATCTCCCGGACGGGGCTGGGACAGCTCTTCATGGACCTGGCGATGGCAATCGCCGGGGGCAGTCCGGGGGGGCCGGCCAAGGTGGCCGTGGTCTCCAGCGGAATGTTCGGCTCCATCAGCGGCAGTTCCGTCGCCAATACGGTGACAACCGGCTCCTTTACAATCCCGCTGATGAAAAAGGTGGGGTATCGACCTGTTTTCGCCGGCGCCGTGGAGGCAACCTCCTCCACCGGCGGACAACTGATGCCGCCGGTTATGGGCGCTGCTGCCTTTATCATGGCTGATTTTCTGGGGATCCCCTACATAAAAATCGCCGCCGCCGCCGTCATCCCTGCCTTTCTTTACTATCTGGCGGTCGGCTGGATGGTTCACCTTGAAGCCCTTAAATACGGCTTGACCGGTCTGCCGCGGGAGATGCTCCCCCGGGTTTCCACTGTTCTGAAAGAGCGCGGTCTTTTGGTCGTTCCCCTTTTGATTATCGTCTATCTGCTGATCTCCGGGAGAAGTCCTTTTCTTGCCGCCTACTGGGGGATCATCCTCTCGGTTTCGATGGGTCAGATCCATAAGCGCACTTCATCCTTCTTACTGCCGATTGTTCTGTCGCTGCCGGCCATCCTCTTTGAAGTCAATCCGCTGCTCAATATGACTCAGGCGCTGCTCTGGATTGGCGTCTTCATCCTGGGGGCGGCACTGGCATTGCGCCGCGGCGACCGCATCGCCCTGAGCGCATCCGTTGTAATTTCCCTGTTGCTGGCGGCGGGCTTTCTGTCGGGAATGAATCCGTATTTATGCTCTTTCTGGGCTAACATCCTGGTTATTCTCGTCGGCATTTCCTACAAGGAAAGCAAAATGCGCCTGCCGGACATCTTAAGCGCCCTGGAATGGGGAACAAAAAACGCCATTTCCATTGGCGCCGCAGTAGCCTGTGTTGGTTTCATAGTCGGGGGAACAACGCTGACCGGCCTCGGCCTCAAATTCGCTGCCACCGTTATCAACCTTGCCCAGGCGACGGTGGGAGGCATCGCCCAGCTCGATATTTTCCACCTGATCACCGGCAAGGGGCTGATCCTTTTCTTTACCCTTTTCTACACGATGATCGCCTGCTTCATCCTCGGGATGGGAATACCGACGACCGCCCAGTACATTGTGGCATCGATGATTGCCGCGCCGGCTTTGATGCAGTGGGGAATCCATCCGCTGGTATCTCACATGTTCGTTCTCTATTTCGCCGTGCTGGCCGACGTAACGCCGCCGGTGGCGCTGGCCGCCTACGCCGCCTCGGGGGTCTCCGGGGCCGATCCTTTCCGGACGGGACTCACCGCCTTTCGCCTCTCGTCTGCCGGTTTTTTGATACCCTATGTCTTTGTTTCCGCGCCGATCATCCTCTGGCATCCGACCATAATCGATGGAAAAACGCCGTTTGATTATTGGCTGTTTGCCCAGGTCATGATTACCGCCATCCTGGGAATCATGGCGTTAGGTGCAACGATGATCGGCTATTTCCGGACGATCTCTACGGTTTGGGAAAGGATTCTTACCGGAATCGCCGCTGCCTTTCTGATCGTGCCGGAAACAAAGACCGATTTTATCGGCTTCTTTGTCCTGCTGGCGGTTTTCCTGTTGCAGACCTTTCGCAAAAGAAAGGTAAAGACTGCGGCTGTTTGAAGGACCGGAAAGGCTGCTCGCTTGACAGAGAAGAAGTCCGTCCATATAATCGCAGCAAGAAAAAGAACGGCTTCAAGGTTGTTTTGCACAATGTTCAGGAGGTGAAGGCAGTGCCGATACACGAGTTTAAATGCAGAAAATGCGGGAAGATCTTCGAATATCTGTGCATGCGCAGCGATGACAGGGATCACGCTGTCTGCCCTGATTGCGGGCATAAAAAAACGGATATCCAGTTGTCGGCTTTTTCCTGTTCAGGAAGCGGCAGTGCAGCGGGGGCGTTATCGTCCTTTTCTGCGCCCTGTCATTCTTCCTGAGGGGGATGAACCAACACTGCGGTTCGCAGTGTAAAACCGAAACAAAGGAGGAAATTGCAAAACCATTTGTCATTCCCGAAAGCGCAGCTTAATGTCCATAATGTCTTTATCGGGAATATGGTTTTTCAAGCAGTTAGAACCAGATTACCGCTCAGAATCGTTGCGGGAACGACAAGAATGGGGAGTTTTGCAATTGGCTCAAAGGATTATTTTTCGGCAAAAGGAGGTCAAAGACTGATGGTTCACGAGGTCACAGATAACAATTTTCAAGATGTGGTTATCAAGGCAGAACTGCCGACGCTTGTTGATTTCTGGGCGCCCTGGTGCGGTCCCTGCAAGAAGATTTCCCCCGTTGTCGAAAAACTGGCTGAAGAATATGCGGGAAAGGCCGGCTTCTGCAAGATCAACGTTGACCAGGCGCCGGAAACCGCGATCAAATACGGCATCCGCAGCATTCCTACCTTGATGGTTTTCAAGGGCGGCGAAAAGGCAAATCAGGTCATCGGCGCCGTTCCGGAGGCGAAAATCAAGGCCATGCTCGACGAACAAATGTAAAACTCCCTATCAGTAATCATAACCCTGCTCGCCCTGGTTCGGTGCAGAAGCCTCGTTCTTCCCGGCGCTGCCTGCGATTGTGCCAAGAAGCTGCTTGAGAGACCGCTGTTTGCTCCCATAAAGGGCCGAGTAGTAAACGGCGTTGGCCAGAACCTTCTTTACGTAAAGGCGCGTTTCCGTAAACGGGATTGATTCGACATAGATCACGCCTTCCAGCGGTTTGGCGCTTCGCCACTTCTCGGCGCGGCGTGGTCCGGCGTTGTAAGCGGCCGCGGCAAACGCATAATTTGCGGAAAACCGTTTCAGTATGTCGCGCAGATAGGCCGTCCCCAATTCGATATTTACCTCCGGCCTTGTCAACATCGCGTTATTGAACCCAGCCATGCCGATTTTGCGGGCGGTGATCCGCGCTGTCTCCGGCATCAACTGCATCAGCCCCCTTGCCCCGGCTGACGACCGGGCCTCGGCAGCAAAGAGGCTTTCCTGGCGCACAAGCCCCAGCACTACCGACTCGTCGAGATTGCAGTTGCGGGCATTCTTTATGAGGATGTCTTTGTACGGCGTTGGATAGCGCAGTAAAAAGTTTTGTTCGGAAGCTGCCAACTCCGCCGTGTTGGCGGAGCGATCCCAAACGCCGTTCATTCTTGCCAGTTCCGCCGCCGCCAGTAGTTGTCGGTCGCTCAGCGAACGCAAACCCCACCGCCACTCCCGGGCTGCCTCCGTTCGTAAATTGAGCCGGTAGAGGGCAAGCGCCCGCTGAAGGGCGGGGCGCCCTGCAACCCGGGATAGCTCTTCCTTGGTTGACTCTGCCGCCTGGGCGGGAATCGGCAACGGAATTCCCAACTCCTCGGCGGCCAACAGTCCATAGAAATCATAACGACCGGAAATCTTCTTGAAAAGCTCCCGGCTTGCGTCGTTGTTTCCAGTCATGCCAAGCGACCGCCCCAGCCAGTAAGTCCAGGCCGATTCGTTGCGCAGCGGGGCGGTCATGCCTTCTATCGCGGTTTTTACCTCAGGCCAGTTTTCCTGTCTTAGCGCGATGCGCGCTCGCCAGACAAGCTGTTCCCCGGCAAGCGCTTCCTTCTCGCCCTTTTTGAACCACTCCAGTGATTCCGGAAGGTGACTGCGGGCGCCTCTGGTTGCGAGATACGTCCATAAGCGCTGCTGATCCTGCAGGGAAAGGATTGTTTTTAGCTTGCCTTCCAGCAATTTTGCCGCACGCGGCAAGTCGCTGCGGGCCAGAGACAAAAGGGCAATAAAGGCGAGTTCCGCACCTTTCGCAGTTTGGAGAATTGCTTCATCCTGCGCCAAAAAAGAGGCCGGGGATCGAAAAACCTCCTCGATCTGTTTTGCGCCCGGCAGATCATCTGCGGACGAAAGCTCCCTGGTACGCCGCGCGGCTGAAACAAGATTCTCCATTAGCAGCAGCCGCAGCCGCGCCTTGATGTCCGGGGCAAAGAGGCGGCAGGCGTTGACCAATGCCGCGGCGACCGGTAGGCATCCCTCCGGCAAGGAGCGCGGGGCATTCCAGAAGCCTTTGAAGTCAGCAGCAAGGCGATTGTCTATCCCCTGCCGCCGCAGACTTTCCTGGAGGGCGTAGCATTTGTTTTCGGAATCGGCCCTCGGCAAAAGCGGGAATTGCAGTCGGAACTGCTCCCACCGGCCTTGCTTGCCCAGTTCATGCAGCCACTCCTGCCGAAACCGCTCGGCGAGCACGGTTCCTGCGTATTTGTCCAGAAAGGCATTGACTTCCGCAGGGTCCACATCTTTAAGGCGCAGACTGATTGACCAGTAGCGGACATAGGCGGTAAGAACGTGGTGTTTTGTTTGTTCAACCTGACTGAACACAGTGGCCTCATCGCGGGCCAAAAAGGCCCGGTAAGCCGCCACAACAGCTTCATCGCCGCTTGTCTCTCCCGCCGCCAAGGCTGCGAGCGGCAGCAAAATAAAAATAGCCGCTATTAGTGCCCGTCGCGCTGTTGCCATTGAAATATCCTTAATTTCAGGAACTTTACTTTTCAAATATCCATGGATCCACGGCGCGGCGCCAGGAAACAAGTTCGTCTTTTTTAAACCACAAAGCCGCCTCCGTTGCGCCGTTTTCCGGGCTGTCGGAGGCGTGGGTAAGATTGCGGCCGACCTCCAGCGCAAAGTCGTGGCGGATCGTCCCCGGCGCCGCCTCTATAGGACGGGTGGCCCCCATCGTCTGCCGGATTGCGGCAATCGCGTTCGGCCCTTCCCAGACCATCGCCATGACCGGCGACGCAGTTATATAGGCGATCAGTCCCTCATAAAAGGGCTTTCCCTTGTGAATGGCATAATGCTCCTCGGCAAGTTCCCGGCTTACCTGCATGAATTTTGCGCCCGCAAGCAGCAGCCCGCGTCTTTCCAGGCGGCTGATGACCTCGCCTGTAAGACCGCGCTGCACGCCATCCGGTTTTACCAATACTAAAGAACGTTCCATTTTTAACCTCCAGTTTTTATTGTGAAAAATTACATCAAACCTTGTTACTCTCGCCAAAAGTCGTCGTTCCCGTTTTCACGGGAATCACAATCAATAGCCTTTGCAGAGAAATTCAGGGTCTCCGCGCCGGGATAGATGAACCAGGCAATTGCCTGCGGTTGACAATTATTCCTGAGGCCGTTGCCCCGGGCAGAGATAACCTGCGTCTTCAAGCAGATCCCGGCCCAGGGCGGCTTGAGTCGCCAACCTGTCGCAACGCTCATTTTCCCTTGTTCCGGCATGGCCGCGCACCCAGACAAACTGCACCCGATGGCGATCGCAGAGCTCCAGCAGCACCGCCCAGAGATCGGCGTTGACAGCCGCCTCCTCTTTGGTGCGCATCCAGCCTTTCGCCCGCCACCTTTTTGCCCAACCCTTTTCGATCCCTTTTACCACATACTGAGAATCGCTGTGGAGAACAACGGCGGCTGAACCGGTCAGTGATTGCAACGCGGCGATGCAGGCCATAAGCTCCATGCGGTTGTTCGTCGTCAGCCGAAATCCCTGCGCCAGTTCCCTGCGGTTGCTTCCGTCCATTACCACCGCCCCGTATCCGCCCGGTCCCGGATTCCGCTTGCACCCGCCATCGGTGTAAATGATGATTTTCTGCGCCGACGCCTTAACCGGGGCAACAATTTCAGGCGCAGTGCTCGTATCCGCTGTTTCCGTTCGCCTGCCTTTACCTGTCACGACAGGTTTTGCGGCTCCAGCCGCTTCCGTTCGCCTGGCTGGCGTCCCCTTTTTTTGCCATACTTCCGCTTCTTCCCGGCTGCCGAATCCCTGGAAAAGGGCGTTTGCATATCCCCGTACCTGCTCCTCCGCCCCGCCGAGGCCATACCATGAGTTATAAATGCCGGGGCAAAAACCACGAACAACGGCATAGTACTTCTTTTTCACTCGAAAATGCACCTCAACTTATTGAAAACATTGCATTCATATTCCCTGCCATTCAAGGGGAGGGCAAGGGTGGGGATGGGGTCGCCCCGCCATTGTCGTTACCCTTTGCGACGGGCTCTGTCATGCAGATTTCATTGTCCCTTGCCTCCCCTTAATACAATCCTCCATATTTTTCCAGAACTGTTCGCAAAAAAACAAGCCTCCCGATCATGGAATCCATCCTCGCCACCGCCGGAGCGGCTATTAAACGATTGACTTCAACTGTTCGAGGTGATAGGAGAACCTCCTCTTGCAAAGGGAAAGGTGGGGGCATGCTGGACATAAAATACCTCAGACAAAATATGGATATTGTTGCCGCCAAGATGCGCGAGCGGGGACAGGGGATGAACTTTGAGCGGTTCTCCCTCCTGGATAACCGCCGGCGGGAACTGCTGCAAGAGGTGGAGCAGCTTCGCAGCGAACGCAATGCCGTCTCCCGGCAGGTTGGCGAAAAGAAGAAAAAAGGCGAGGACGCAACCGAAATAATCGCCCGGATGGGGGATGTTTCGGCGCGGATCAAGGCCCTCGATGACGACCTCAAAAAAACGGACGAGGATCTCGACCGGATCGTCATGACCATCCCGAATATCCCGCACGAATCGGTTGTTTGCGGGAAGGACGCCGATGACAACCCGGTCGTCCGCCTCTGGGGCGAGAAGCCGCAATTTTCTTTTGCGCCGCGTCCGCACTGGGAGATCGGGGAGGAGCTGAAGATCCTCGATTTTGCCGTAGGGGCAAAGCTGACCGGGGCGCGCTTTACCCTGTACCGGGGGCCGGGGGCAAGGCTGGAGCGGGCGCTGATCAATTTCATGCTCGATCTCCATACGCAGGAGCATGGCTATACCGAGATGCTGCCCCCCTTCATCGTCAACCGCGAAAGCATGACCGGCACCGGCCAGCTCCCCAAGTTTGAGGAGGATCTCTTCAAGCTGGAGGGGCTTGACTATTTTTTGATTCCGACGGCGGAGGTTCCCGTCACCAATATCCACCGGGGCGATATTCTCGGCGAGGCGGAATTGCCGCTTTGCTATGTGGCCTATACCCCCTGCTTTCGCGCGGAGGCCGGCTCGTACGGCAAGGATACGCGGGGGCTGATCCGTCAGCATCAGTTCAACAAGGTCGAGTTGGTGAAGTTTTCCAAACCGGAGGAATCTTACAATGAGTTGGAAAAACTGACATTGAACGCCGAAGAGGTATTGAAGAGGCTGAAGATTCCCTATCGGGTGATCAATCTTTGCACCGGCGATCTGGGCTTTTCATCCGCGAAAACCTATGATATAGAGGCATGGCTTCCCGGGCAGGACGCCTATCGGGAGATATCCTCGTGCAGTAATTTCGAGGATTTTCAGGCGCGCCGGGCCTCCATCCGCTTCCGGCGGGCGGAAACCGGCAAAACGGAGCTGGTGCATACCCTGAATGGCTCCGGCTTGGCGGTAGGCCGAACGGTCGTTGCCATCCTGGAGAATTTCCAGCAGGCCGACGGCAGCGTCGTAATGCCGGACGCCCTTCGTCCCTATATGGGCGGGGTGGAAGTGATCAGAAACAAGTAGTTATGCAGATGAGAAATACATGGAGGGATGGCCGAGTGGTCTATGGCGGCGGTCTTGAAAACCGTTGACCGAAAGGTTCGCGGGTTCGAATCCTGCTCCCTCCGCCAATTCATAATCCAGGACAGTCCGAAGAAGTGCAAAAACCCGAGCCAATTGCAAAACTCTCACATTCTGTCATTCCCGCAATGATTTTAAGCGGGAAAACGAAGTTTAATGTTCATAATCTGGTTCTAACTGCTTGAAAAACCGTATTCCCGATAGAAGCATTGTGTACATTAAGCTCCGCTTTCGGGAATGACAAATAGTTTTGCAATTGGCTCACCCGTTAGAAATAGCGGGTTTTTTGTCATTTGTCCAAAGGCGTGCTACGCGATTCATCAAAATCCTGCAATTATGGGTCACTGAAATAGAGTAAGGAGTATCCATAATATTCAGCAGGCGTCCAAAAGTGAGGTATTGCCCTGCCGAAACGAATCATCACTTTAACCGACGTGAAGGTTTAAAAAGCCAAATCGAAGGACAAGCCCCTTTCGTTATTGGATGGCGATGGAATTATGGAAACTGCAACATTGCAGTTCTTGAAGATGGCGTTGCCTTGTCTTATAGTCGCCGCAAATCGGGAGGCAAGCCATGATCGTGTACATCAAGACACAGGGTGCGAAAATTATCAAGGAGGGTCGGCATCTTCTGGTCAAGAAGGGGGATGCGACCTGCAACACGCTTTTCACTTATAAACTCAGCCAGATCGTCATTTTCGGCAATGTCGAGATCACCCACCGGGCGATGGCGCAGTTGATGCGCTACGAGATCGACACGGTTTTTCTCACGCAGAACGGGCGCTATCTCGGCCGAATCGCGTCGCCCGAGTTCCGCAACGTCTTTTTGCACAAACGTCAGTACGACCTTCTGGGGGACAACGATTTTGGCGTCAGGATGGCCCTGGCGATTGTCGCAGGAAAACTCTCCAACATGGCCACAGTGCTGATGCGTCTCAAACGGACGCGGAGCGATGAATTCTGCGGCCAGAGGGCCCGAGAAATCCAGAGTCTGATGGCCCCCTTACTCAACGCAGCGAACATCGACAGCATCCGTGGGTACGAAGGGCGCGGCAGCGCGATCTATTTTTCGGCGTTTC harbors:
- the ndk gene encoding nucleoside-diphosphate kinase — encoded protein: MERSLVLVKPDGVQRGLTGEVISRLERRGLLLAGAKFMQVSRELAEEHYAIHKGKPFYEGLIAYITASPVMAMVWEGPNAIAAIRQTMGATRPIEAAPGTIRHDFALEVGRNLTHASDSPENGATEAALWFKKDELVSWRRAVDPWIFEK
- the trxA gene encoding thioredoxin, which produces MVHEVTDNNFQDVVIKAELPTLVDFWAPWCGPCKKISPVVEKLAEEYAGKAGFCKINVDQAPETAIKYGIRSIPTLMVFKGGEKANQVIGAVPEAKIKAMLDEQM
- a CDS encoding zinc ribbon domain-containing protein — encoded protein: MKDRKGCSLDREEVRPYNRSKKKNGFKVVLHNVQEVKAVPIHEFKCRKCGKIFEYLCMRSDDRDHAVCPDCGHKKTDIQLSAFSCSGSGSAAGALSSFSAPCHSS
- the rnhA gene encoding ribonuclease HI; translation: MKKKYYAVVRGFCPGIYNSWYGLGGAEEQVRGYANALFQGFGSREEAEVWQKKGTPARRTEAAGAAKPVVTGKGRRTETADTSTAPEIVAPVKASAQKIIIYTDGGCKRNPGPGGYGAVVMDGSNRRELAQGFRLTTNNRMELMACIAALQSLTGSAAVVLHSDSQYVVKGIEKGWAKRWRAKGWMRTKEEAAVNADLWAVLLELCDRHRVQFVWVRGHAGTRENERCDRLATQAALGRDLLEDAGYLCPGQRPQE
- the serS gene encoding serine--tRNA ligase, with the protein product MLDIKYLRQNMDIVAAKMRERGQGMNFERFSLLDNRRRELLQEVEQLRSERNAVSRQVGEKKKKGEDATEIIARMGDVSARIKALDDDLKKTDEDLDRIVMTIPNIPHESVVCGKDADDNPVVRLWGEKPQFSFAPRPHWEIGEELKILDFAVGAKLTGARFTLYRGPGARLERALINFMLDLHTQEHGYTEMLPPFIVNRESMTGTGQLPKFEEDLFKLEGLDYFLIPTAEVPVTNIHRGDILGEAELPLCYVAYTPCFRAEAGSYGKDTRGLIRQHQFNKVELVKFSKPEESYNELEKLTLNAEEVLKRLKIPYRVINLCTGDLGFSSAKTYDIEAWLPGQDAYREISSCSNFEDFQARRASIRFRRAETGKTELVHTLNGSGLAVGRTVVAILENFQQADGSVVMPDALRPYMGGVEVIRNK
- a CDS encoding lytic transglycosylase domain-containing protein; the protein is MATARRALIAAIFILLPLAALAAGETSGDEAVVAAYRAFLARDEATVFSQVEQTKHHVLTAYVRYWSISLRLKDVDPAEVNAFLDKYAGTVLAERFRQEWLHELGKQGRWEQFRLQFPLLPRADSENKCYALQESLRRQGIDNRLAADFKGFWNAPRSLPEGCLPVAAALVNACRLFAPDIKARLRLLLMENLVSAARRTRELSSADDLPGAKQIEEVFRSPASFLAQDEAILQTAKGAELAFIALLSLARSDLPRAAKLLEGKLKTILSLQDQQRLWTYLATRGARSHLPESLEWFKKGEKEALAGEQLVWRARIALRQENWPEVKTAIEGMTAPLRNESAWTYWLGRSLGMTGNNDASRELFKKISGRYDFYGLLAAEELGIPLPIPAQAAESTKEELSRVAGRPALQRALALYRLNLRTEAAREWRWGLRSLSDRQLLAAAELARMNGVWDRSANTAELAASEQNFLLRYPTPYKDILIKNARNCNLDESVVLGLVRQESLFAAEARSSAGARGLMQLMPETARITARKIGMAGFNNAMLTRPEVNIELGTAYLRDILKRFSANYAFAAAAYNAGPRRAEKWRSAKPLEGVIYVESIPFTETRLYVKKVLANAVYYSALYGSKQRSLKQLLGTIAGSAGKNEASAPNQGEQGYDY
- a CDS encoding TRAP transporter permease, whose product is MNDAPKKEAANPDPLKADVIDEIDEVAKYDPELRFRRLSGATLKIMYAMTIILSLFHIYTAGFGVLQEWRHRTFHLAFVLPLVFFLYTMRKGKSEGRKIVIYDIIYAAIGSGFITVMSRELFHLVPAASWGTALLSFAMILYFKRREFLSEKIAASIDFPIFTAMLLAVFYGAYLQFSDLHFLSWFNDLNPSLIFWGVLLLGMFLSLILLFVLQWLNALAGIVKRRTFCYNQNNIPYFDVFFAMLSAFVSIYIFLEFNNIGMRAGSPVPTDLLIGAVAILFVLEGARRSIGAPLPIIATLVLINCYLGPYFLNIPGLSLFAHRGYPVSRIIDYMYLGTEGIYGIPLGVVATFVFHFVLFGLFISRTGLGQLFMDLAMAIAGGSPGGPAKVAVVSSGMFGSISGSSVANTVTTGSFTIPLMKKVGYRPVFAGAVEATSSTGGQLMPPVMGAAAFIMADFLGIPYIKIAAAAVIPAFLYYLAVGWMVHLEALKYGLTGLPREMLPRVSTVLKERGLLVVPLLIIVYLLISGRSPFLAAYWGIILSVSMGQIHKRTSSFLLPIVLSLPAILFEVNPLLNMTQALLWIGVFILGAALALRRGDRIALSASVVISLLLAAGFLSGMNPYLCSFWANILVILVGISYKESKMRLPDILSALEWGTKNAISIGAAVACVGFIVGGTTLTGLGLKFAATVINLAQATVGGIAQLDIFHLITGKGLILFFTLFYTMIACFILGMGIPTTAQYIVASMIAAPALMQWGIHPLVSHMFVLYFAVLADVTPPVALAAYAASGVSGADPFRTGLTAFRLSSAGFLIPYVFVSAPIILWHPTIIDGKTPFDYWLFAQVMITAILGIMALGATMIGYFRTISTVWERILTGIAAAFLIVPETKTDFIGFFVLLAVFLLQTFRKRKVKTAAV